From a single Columba livia isolate bColLiv1 breed racing homer chromosome 19, bColLiv1.pat.W.v2, whole genome shotgun sequence genomic region:
- the LOC102092071 gene encoding carboxyl-terminal PDZ ligand of neuronal nitric oxide synthase protein-like, whose translation MPVKNRYNLVDDGCDSRVPLHNEEAFQHGIHFQAKYIGSLDVPRPNSRVEIVAAMRRIRYEFKAKNIKKKKVSIIVSVDGVKVILRKKQKRKEWAWDESKMVVMHDPVYRIFYVSHDSQDLKIFSYIARDGANNSFRCNVFKSKKKSQAMRVVRTVGQAFEVCHKLSLQHALQNADGQADGASDKSAEEQPLEVHQIKSSKVTDVDEVGIDSDGICVSERGPGELPAARSDLGMLKPGQASKDKNCQDAENCSLHPAGSQQLLSPSSPCSSASITPLASQHCLQLLQQQLLQQQQQTQVAVAQVQLLKDQLAAETAARIEAQARVRQLLLTNRDLLQHVSLLVRQLTVLEAREQHRQPVDRSLQNLSLAQSLSLNLKNHYSLDVHLPSTSTPASILGSPVAPGSLPALGPGDSYLNLIGLERGGHRYGSKEGDECLAVLEGQDGLSRRVEGSEVSEFALLNGSSRQKVDDTDRGEEDRRQQPIPKLNPPPPILRKRSSKTSPSLETEVKPENGAHVSLPSPSVSSLTSIAASSLTLLDLEARTPVWSTASDTEPIPARTCQHALGKDRAGESGQMSPLASIRDPAASKAPAKDLATLASPTDSTLPFSPADDTCLHISFSEDELLEPELDAAVGPSRVPP comes from the exons TATGAGTTCAAAGCCAAGAAtattaagaagaagaaagtgagcATCATTGTGTCCGTGGACGGGGTGAAGGTGATTCTGCGCAAGAAGCAGAAG AGAAAGGAGTGGGCCTGGGACGAGAGCAAGATGGTGGTGATGCACGATCCCGTGTACAG AATCTTCTACGTGTCTCACGACTCGCAAGACCTGAAAATATTTAGTTACATTGCAAGGGACGGCGCTAACAACTCCTTTAGGTGCAACGTCTTCAAATCGAAGAAGAAG AGCCAGGCCATGCGGGTGGTGCGCACGGTGGGACAGGCCTTCGAGGTGTGCCACAAGCTGAGCCTGCAGCACGCCCTGCAGAACGCCGATGGGCAGGCGGACGGGGCCAGCGACAAGTCGGCCGAGGAGCAGCCTCTGGAAG TTCACCAGATAAAGAGCTCCAAGGTCACGGATGTGGACGAGGTTGGCATCGACTCTGACGGCATCTGCGTGTCTGAGAGGGGACCCGGAGAGCTGCCCGCGGCCCGGAGTGACCTTGGCATGCTGAAACCTGGGCAAGCCTCAAAGGATAAGAACTGCCAG GATGCTGAGAACTGCTCCCTCCACCCAGCtggctcccagcagctgctcagcccaagcagcccctgctcctcaGCCTCCATCACCCCGCTGGCCTCCCAgcactgcctgcagctgctccagcagcagcttctccagcagcagcagcagacgcAAGTGGCCGTGGCCCAG GTGCAGCTGCTCAAGGACCAACTGGCGGCGGAAACAGCGGCGCGAATCGAAGCGCAGGCCCGGGTCAGGCAGCTCCTCCTGACCAACCGGGACCTGCTGCAGCACGTCTCCTTGCTGGTGCGGCAGCTGACGGTGCTGGAAGCCCGGGAGCAGCACCGGCAGCCAG TTGACCGCTCCTTGCAAAACCTGTCCCTGGCTCAGTCCCTCTCACTGAACCTGAAGAACCACTACAGCCTGGACGTTCACCTGCCGTCCACCTCCACCCCCGCCAGCATCCTGGGCAGCCCAGTGGCCCCCGGCTCGCTGCCGGCCCTGGGCCCCGGGGACTCCTACCTCAACCTCATCGGCCTGGAGAGGGGCGGCCACCGCTACGGCAGCAAGGAGGGGGACGAGTGCCTGGCTGTACTGGAGGGGCAGGATGGCCTGAGCCGGCGCGTGGAGGGCTCTGAGGTCAGCGAATTCGCCCTGCTCAATGGGAGCAGCCGGCAGAAGGTGGACGACACGGACAGAGGGGAAGAGGACAG gCGGCAGCAGCCCATTCCCAAGCTCAACCCACCACCACCCATCCTACGCAAAAGGTCAAGCAAAACCTCCCCGAGCCTGGAAACAGAGGTGAAGCCCGAGAATGGTGCCCATGTGAGCTTGCCCAGCCCCAGTGTCTCCAGCCTCACCAGCATCGCTGCCAGCTCACTCACCCTCTTGGACCTTGAGGCAAGGACTCCTGTGTGGAGCACCGCCTCCGACACGGAGCCCATCCCTGCCAGGACCTGCCAGCACGCTCTGGGCAAGGACAGGGCTGGAGAGAGCGGGCAGATGTCCCCCCTGGCCAGCATCCGTGACCCTGCAGCCAGCAAGGCCCCAGCCAAGGACTTGGCAACCCTGGCCAGCCCCACAGACAGCACGCTGCCCTTCTCCCCTGCGGATGACACCTGTTTGCACATCAGCTTCTCAGAAGATGAGCTGCTTGAACCAGAGCTGGACGCTGCTGTGGGGCCCAGCAGGGTCCCCCCTTAG